From Arachis stenosperma cultivar V10309 chromosome 2, arast.V10309.gnm1.PFL2, whole genome shotgun sequence, one genomic window encodes:
- the LOC130961984 gene encoding UPF0481 protein At3g47200-like, which produces MRTPDKSKDETEWMIPVEVMLGSLDHGEVQACSILRIPDEIRGPKQECYKPKLVSVGPLHRGATRQILLMEEPKWRYAKSFLDRKVQNNQGGQKKQESGPRERGKEILKLDKVVRASYGGDLDLDPHDLAKIMLVDGCFLLELLHKLGEYMDPQTNQREAFSSDPFLGTEEKVQCVLNDISMLENQIPFIVLKKLYNSVFPENNNKGVAEDHRVADVMRKAFGYHSKDRHGSAHMLHLMHLSTVEEDNNQEAKQLRQACRELKRCATRLRAAGITIKPTNSNSIANGNVNASTSVNNQHKLVDIFDFNISFNEQDKILEIPALHIKETTEARWRNLIAWEQSRIWIRGKYASYALFFQTLICCEHDLKFLEKKGVIVNESKKSNAEIMTMFRTISDGVDRMDSSYSDHCKKLNAHRTTLVTKAFRKWPIITWHRCRHVLETLVFYWWNWLGILIRDHIPTVWKFFGVVAAIVLLVLTIMQTYYSAKQTHYSAEQARNATSGS; this is translated from the exons ATGAGGACTCCTGACAAG TCGAAGGACGAAACTGAATGGATGATTCCCGTTGAAGTGATGCTGGGGTCACTTGACCATGGAGAAGTTCAAGCGTGCAGCATTTTAAGAATCCCAGACGAGATTCGAGGCCCAAAACAAGAATGCTACAAGCCAAAATTGGTGTCTGTAGGACCCTTACACAGGGGAGCCACAAGGCAGATTCTCTTAATGGAAGAACCCAAATGGCGCTACGCCAAGTCCTTCCTTGACCGCAAGGTGCAAAACAACCAAGGAGGACAGAAAAAACAAGAATCAGGACCCCGAGAGAGGGGTAAGGAAATTCTCAAGCTTGACAAGGTGGTTCGCGCTTCCTACGGCGGTGACCTCGACTTGGATCCCCACGACCTCGCCAAAATCATGTTG GTGGATGGCTGTTTCTTGCTAGAACTTCTCCATAAGCTTGGGGAATACATGGATCCACAGACAAACCAGCGCGAAGCTTTTTCCAGTGACCCATTCCTAGGGACAGAGGAGAAGGTGCAGTGTGTGCTGAATGATATTTCAATGTTGGAAAATCAGATCCCTTTCATTGTTCTCAAGAAGTTGTACAATAGTGTCTTCCCTGAAAACAACAACAAGGGGGTTGCAGAAGATCATCGTGTGGCCGATGTCATGCGTAAAGCCTTTGGTTACCATTCAAAAGACCGGCATGGTTCGGCTCATATGCTTCACTTAATGCACTTGTCCACAGTTGAAGAAGACAACAATCAAGAAGCCAAACAATTGAGACAAGCATGCCGAGAACTAAAGCGATGCGCTACTAGGCTTCGAGCTGCAGGAATAACCATTAAACCAACAAATAGCAACAGCATTGCAAATGGTAATGTCAATGCTAGTACTAGTGTTAACAATCAGCATAAGCTTGTGGACATATTTGATTTTAACATAAGTTTCAATGAGCAAGACAAGATACTCGAAATACCGGCTTTGCATATTAAGGAAACAACGGAAGCGAGATGGAGAAACTTGATTGCTTGGGAGCAGAGCAGAATTTGGATAAGAGGCAAGTACGCTTCCTATGCTTTGTTCTTCCAAACTTTGATATGCTGTGAGCATGACCTCAAGTTTCTGGAGAAAAAGGGAGTGATAGTGAATGAGTCCAAGAAGAGCAATGCTGAAATTATGACAATGTTTCGCACCATCTCTGATGGTGTTGATCGCATGGATTCAAGTTACAGTGATCACTGTAAGAAACTTAATGCACACCGGACTACATTGGTCACGAAAGCGTTTCGCAAATGGCCTATAATCACTTGGCATAGGTGCAGGCATGTTCTTGAGACTCTTGTGTTCTATTGGTGGAACTGGCTAGGAATTTTGATACGCGATCATATCCCAACAGTGTGGAAATTTTTCGGCGTTGTGGCCGCAATTGTGTTGCTTGTTCTCACCATTATGCAGACATATTATTCAGCTAAGCAGACACATTATTCAGCTGAGCAGGCACGTAATGCAACTAGTGGCTCTTAG
- the LOC130963298 gene encoding secreted RxLR effector protein 161-like → MDEDIHAIEKNDIWELTDLPTNKKLDTIRMIISLSTQNKWKIHQMDIKSTFLNDTLEEEVYVEQPVGDEVLGEEDKVYKLKKALYRWNIQSQFLLKVEEKFKLLGEDKGRTVNPTYYKSLIRSLKYLTATRLDIVFGIGLLSRFTEESCTNHLQVVKRIFRYIKGTLNDGIYYENTNEINLVGYTNSDWAGDIETRKSTSEFVFHLGSGAISWSSKKQPVVALSTVEAEYIAAISYAMQEI, encoded by the exons ATGGATGAGGATATTCATGCCATTGAAAAGAATGACATATGGGAGCTGACAGATTTGCCAACAAATAAGAA ATTAGACACTATTCGTATGATTATTTCACTCTCGACTCAAAATAAATGGAAGATACATCAAATGGATATTAAGTCTACATTTCTAAATGACACTTTAGAAGAAGAAGTGTACGTTGAGCAACCTGTAGGAGATGAAGttcttggagaagaagataAAGTTTACAAGTTGAAGAAAGCTTTGTACAG ATGGAACATTCAAAGCCAGTTCTTACTCAAAGTCGAAGAGAAGTTCAAGTTGCTAGGAGAAGATAAAGGAAGAACAGTAAATCCTACATATTACAAAAGTTTGATTAGAAGTCTAAAGTACTTAACTGCAACCAGACTAGATATTGTGTTTGGAATTGGTTTGCTTAGCAGATTTACGGAGGAGTCTTGTACCAACCATTTGCAAGTGGTAAAAAGAATTTTTCGATATATCAAAGGTACTTTAAATGATggaatttattatgagaatactAATGAAATAAACCTTGTTGGATACACTAATAGTGATTGGGCTGGAGATAtagaaacaagaaaaagtacTTCAGAGTTTGTATTTCATCTTGGTTCTGGTGCAATTTCATGGTCGTCAAAGAAACAACCAGTAGTAGCACTCTCTACAGTAGAAGCAGAATACATAGCAGCAATAAGTTATGCAATGCAAGAAATTTGA